A single Musa acuminata AAA Group cultivar baxijiao chromosome BXJ2-1, Cavendish_Baxijiao_AAA, whole genome shotgun sequence DNA region contains:
- the LOC135598468 gene encoding BIIDXI-like protein At5g11420 — protein sequence MMHRAALALLLCSAVHIAFAMTDGLLPNGNFEATPKASEMNGTQVLGRYAIPQWEISGFVEYIESGHKQGDMLLVVPEGAYAVRLGNEASIKQKLTVVKGMYYSITFSAARTCAQDERLNVSVTPDSGMLPIQTMYGSVGWDSYAWAFRALFEVVHLVIHNPGVEEDPACGPLIDSVAIKTLYPPRLTRDNLLKNRDFEEGPYIFPNTTWGVLIPPNIEDDHSPLPGWMVESLKAVKYIDSDHFSVPHGKRAVELVAGKESALAQVARTIPGKVYTLTFSVGDAGNGCVGSMVVEAFASRGTVKIPYESKGTGGYKRAVLRFTAAVERTRVVFLSTFYHTKTDGSLCGPVVDDVSLLSVRSPRALRR from the exons ATGATGCATCGCGCTGCGCTGGCTCTGCTGCTGTGCTCCGCGGTTCACATTGCCTTTGCCATGACTGACG GTTTGTTGCCGAATGGGAACTTCGAGGCGACGCCGAAGGCGTCGGAGATGAACGGGACGCAGGTGTTGGGCCGCTACGCCATCCCGCAATGGGAGATCTCCGGCTTCGTGGAGTACATCGAGTCGGGGCACAAGCAGGGGGACATGCTTCTGGTGGTGCCGGAGGGGGCGTACGCCGTCCGGCTCGGCAACGAGGCCTCCATCAAGCAGAAGCTCACGGTGGTCAAGGGCATGTACTACTCCATCACCTTCAGCGCCGCCCGCACCTGCGCCCAGGACGAGCGCCTCAACGTGTCGGTCACCCCCGACTCCGGCATGCTCCCCATCCAGACCATGTACGGCAGCGTCGGCTGGGACTCCTACGCCTGGGCCTTCCGTGCCCTGTTCGAGGTGGTCCACCTCGTCATCCACAATCCCGGCGTCGAGGAGGACCCTGCCTGCGGCCCCCTCATCGACTCCGTCGCCATCAAAACTCTCTACCCGCCCAGGCTCACCAGAG ACAATCTGCTGAAGAACCGTGACTTCGAGGAAGGGCCATACATTTTCCCCAACACCACATGGGGCGTGCTGATTCCACCCAACATCGAGGATGACCACTCCCCCCTGCCCGGATGGATGGTGGAGTCCCTCAAGGCCGTCAAGTACATCGACTCGGACCACTTCTCGGTGCCCCATGGCAAGCGCGCCGTGGAGCTGGTGGCCGGGAAGGAGAGCGCCCTCGCCCAGGTGGCGCGCACCATCCCGGGGAAGGTCTACACGCTGACCTTCTCGGTCGGCGACGCGGGCAACGGCTGCGTGGGCTCTATGGTGGTGGAGGCATTCGCGTCCCGTGGCACCGTGAAGATCCCGTACGAGTCCAAGGGCACCGGCGGGTACAAGCGCGCGGTGCTTCGGTTCACGGCCGCGGTGGAGCGCACCCGCGTCGTGTTCCTCAGCACCTTCTACCACACCAAGACCGACGGCTCGCTCTGTGGTCCGGTGGTGGACGACGTCTCGCTGTTGAGCGTTCGGAGCCCCCGCGCGCTCCGCCGCTGA